The Micromonospora siamensis genome contains the following window.
CGCCGCCGGATCGGTGCTGGCGGTCGCGGCGGCCCTCATCCTGGGAAGGACGACCTGAGATGACCTTCGCCGTCCATCCGCCGGCGCTGCGGACCTACGCCGGCCAGCTGCGGGAGGCCACCACGGCTGCCGACGCCGCGAAACGGTACGTCCAGAAGCACGGCTCGTTCAGCGTCCACGAGAGCGGGCTGCTGGGGCAGGTCTCGCCGCTGCACCGCAACCTGCTCGCCGACCTGGACAAGCTCCTCGGCCACCTGCGCAACCTGACCGAGACGTCGGCCACCGCGCTGAACCAGGTCGCCGACCGGTACGAACACACCGACACCAGGGCGGCGCGGGACCTCGACGCCACCTACCCCGCCGTGCCGCGACCCTCGCCCAGCCGCGACTAGGCATCCGAGCAGACGGGGGCAGCACGATGGACGACCCGACCAGGTTCCTCACCGAACCCGGCAAGCCGGACAGCAGCATCACCAACGGCTTCGTCAACCCGATCGACATGTTCAACTACGTCAGCCCGTCGGCGTGGATCAACGCGGCCATCAAGAAGCTCACCGGGGTCGACGTCTTCGGCTGGATGACCCAGTGGATCGGTGGCGACTGGGAGGCCATCTGGAAGTTCGGCGACGCGATGGGCAACCTCGCGGCCTGCATGCAGCAGATCGGCATGAACATCCAGCAGGGCATGCTGAACCTGGACGGGCAGTGGGACGGCCACGCCGGCGACGCCGCCTTCCAGTACTTCTCCAAGCTGGCCTCCGCCACCAGCGGGCAGCAACTGTCCCTGTACGACATCCGGGACAGCTACCACAAGGCCGCCACCGGGGCCTGGCAGCTGGCCAACCAGCTCGGCAACATCCTCCAGGCCCTCGCCGACAAGGCGATCATCGCCGGCCTGGCCGCCGCCGCGGGCACCATCACCGCGGAGACCGGGGTGGGCGCGGTGGCCGGCTACGGCGTCGCGGCACTGATGGTGATCGACATGCTGAACCTCATCAACAAGGCGTCCCTGCTGATCAACACCGCCGGGACGGCCATCCTCGGCTTCTTCGGCACCGGCATGGACCTGGCCTACCAGGGCGGCGACCTGTCGTCGATCAAGCTGCCCGCCGTCTCCTACACCGCCCCGGGAGCCTGACGTGCCCGACGAACCGGACGACGACCTGCACCGCGACCTGACCCGGATGGCCGGCAGCCCGGCCGTCGCGGAGGAGGTACGACGCGGCCTGCGGCGGCTCGCCGACGGGGCGGCCAGTCCCGAGCTGGCGGAGATGGCCCGCGACGTGCTGGCCGGGCGGGTCAACGTACGGGCCGCCGCGGGCAGCGAGGCGCTGGCCGACCAGATGTCCGAGGCGATCGGGCGGTTCCAGCAGTGGCAGGCGGAGCTGACGGAGGAGGAGGGGGAGCAGTTCCTCGCCGACGCGCGGGCCCGGCTCGGCCGGGAGGAGGACTGAGCGGCGTCCTGCCGGTGCGGTCAGGAGAACGGCAGGTAGGCCAGCCGCGCCGGTTGCGTCAGCACCTCACGAGCGGCCGGCAGATCGGCCAGCCTCGTCGCCAACGTGGCCATGGCCAGCCGCTGCGGTAGCGCGCTGCTGAACTTGAGTCCGGCGAGGGCCTTCTCGGTGACGTCCGGCAGGCAGAGGCGGTCGCTCACGCCGGCCAGGGACGCATGCAGCATCGCCCGGTCCACGTCGGGCCGGAGCCGGATCGAGGCGTCGTCGTACCGCTGGGTGGGGTCCGCCAACTCGCTCACCGTCGCGATCAGGGTCGCGTTCGCCCGGAACCCGGCCCAGGTCCACCAGCGGACCTCGCCGTCACCGTCCCGGACCACGACGGTGCCAGCCGGATTCACCACCGCGGTCGCGTCGTGACGAAGCTCGGCCAGCCGCTTCACCGCCCGCCCGGTGAGCGCCACCGGCGGGTCCGCGCCGAGCAGGACGTCGCGCATCGCGCGAACCATCCGGTACGACAACCCTTGCGGGGACGCTCCGGTCATCCAGAGCGCCTTGCCGCCGCCCTCGGCGGGCTCCACGAAGCAGCGCTTTCGCTTCCAGTCGATGTAGGTCACCCGCCAGCTCCGGCCGGCGAGCAACAGCAGTCGTGGGCCATGCACCTTGGCGGTGAGGAGGGCGGGGTCGGTGCGACCAATCTCCGTTCGCCCCGACAGCACGGTGAACTGCGGTGGGGCGGTGAAGACGGCCAGCATGTCCATGAAGTGCCGCCGACCGAAGCGGAGCTCGGCCTCGGGACCGATGAACAGCATGCCGGAGTCCGTGTCGAGGTATCCGTGCTCGACGAGATGCCGGGCGATGACCTCGCCGCTGCGGTCGAAGGGCGACAGTCCGTTCCACTCCTGCGACCAGGTCTGGTCACCGACGCGGTGCTGCTGAAGAGTGAGCGCCAGGATCTGCTGGGCGACGATGTGCCGTGGCTCGGGCGGCGGCACGACTTCCTCGACCCAGCCCTGGGCCCAGAGGTGGAGCAGCCCCGCCGCGTGCAGCAGCCCGTCGCCGTCGAGTGCGAGGAAGAGGCAGTTCCGACTCGTACCGGTACGCCGGCCGGTACGCCCGATCCGCTGGAGGAAGCCGGCGACGCTGCGCGGCGCGTTGATCTGGATGACCCGATCAAGATCACCGACGTCGATACCGAGTTCGAGCGTGCTGGTGGCGACGATGACGCAGTCCCGCTCCTGGGCGAAGGCCTCCTCGGCGCGGCGGCGCTCGTCCATGGCGAGGGAGGCGTGGGAGAGGAACGTGGTGACGCCGAGGGCACGCAGCCGCTGGCCCAGATCCTCGACCAGCGCTCGGGAGTCACAGAATACGAGGCGCTTCTCCCCGCGGTGCAGGGCGGCGATGACCTTGGCGGCGTTGTGCACGGATCCGACGTAGTCCAGCTCGACCTGACCGGGTGGCGGAGTGGCCGGTACGGACATGGCACCGGCAGCGGGCGCCTCAGGCGCGACAACCCGGGCGGGACGCTGTCCCCGGCCCGAGCCCTGCAACCAGTGCAGCAGATCGTCTGGATTGCCGACGGTCGCGGAGAGGCCGATTCGCTGTACCGGGCGGCCGGCCACCCGAGTGAGCCGCTCCAGCACCGCCAGGAGATGCCAGCCCCGGTCGTCACCGGCGAACGCGTGCACCTCGTCGACCACGATCGCCTGCAGGTGACGGAAGAACTCCTGATGGTCGACGGCCGTGCTGACCAGCATCGACTCCAGGGACTCCGGGGTGGTCAGCAGGACGTCCGGCCGCTCCTGGAGGATCTTCCGTCGCCGTCCCATCGTCACGTCGCCGTGCCACAGCGCCGCTCGGCGACCCAACCAGCCGGTGTATGCCTCCAGCCTGGGCAGCAGGTTGTTGAGCAGTGCCTTGAGCGGGCACACGTAGAGCACCGAGGTTCCCGACCAGTTCTCCTGCGCCATCCGGGACAGCAGCGGAAAGACGGCCGCCTCGGTCTTTCCCCCCGCCGTCGGGGCGAGAAGCAACGCGTCCTCGCCGGTCAGCAACGGCTGGACGGCGGCTTCCTGCAGGGGCCGGAGTGCCGGCCACTGCAGCGAATTCACCACATGGTGCAGGACGACGGGGTGGAGCAGGTCGGCGCCCATCAGGTCAGGTCGAGTGAGATCGCGTCGGCGCTGGTCGCGTTGCGTTCCACGTCCGTCATCTCGGCGGTCGACAGGGTGAGCGCGTAGTGCTGGCGGGGGTCGAAGTCGGCGAACTGGTCGACCCGGTCCAGCACGTCCCCCACCAGCTTCTTCAGGAAGAGCCGCGGCGCCACGCCGACCTTGCCGCCCAGACCGCCGGCAACGGCATCAGCCAACTGGCCGAGGTACGCGTCGCCCACCAGGTCGCGTACCCGCTCGGGTGCGGCCGACCCGTCGGCGTAGAGATCACGGACCCGGCCACCCAGCTCGACCAGTGAGTCCACCGTGAAGCCGGCGAGCCGGATCTGCACTGCCCGAGGGTTGTCGAACCGCGGGTCGGTGGTGAAGTCGACGGCGAGCCGCTGGGCCAGGGGCGCCAGCCGTTGCACGCCCTGCGGCCCGTCGAAGAATGCCGGTGTGCCGGTGATGACGAGGTACAGCCCGGGGAAGCGGCCGGAGTGCACCTCGTCGATAAGCTGGCGCAGGGCGTTGAGCGCCTTGTCGCGGGCGTCGGAGCGGACCCGCTGCAGCGTCTCCACCTCGTCGAGGACCAGCAGGAGGCCGGGGTGACCGCTGTCCCGCAGCACCGCGAGCAGGCCCTGCAGGAAGCTGAGGGCTGCGAAGTGGTCCAGATCCCCGCGCACGCCGGCGACCCGCCGGGCCGACGCGGCGACGTGCGGCTGTCCGCCGAGCCAGGCCAGTACGGCCTCGGCGGTGGCGGGGTCACCGGCGAGGGAGGCGGTCCGGTAGCCGCGGAGCGCGGCGGCGAAGGCGGGTGCGGTGCGGCTGACCGTGGCGAGTCGCTGGTCGAGCAGCACCCCGACCGCCCGGTCGAGCGCGTCCGGGTCGTCGGCGGCCACCTCGCCCGCCGCGAGGACGTCCTCCTCCAACGCGTAGAACCAGCCGTCCACCACGGGCCGCATCGCACTCGGCGGGAACGTCGAGGTGGTGAGCCGCTCGGTGAGCCGGCGGTACACGGTCTCCAGCTTGTGCAGCGGGGTCTCGTTCTCGGAGATCTGCACCTCGGCGGTGGCGAAGTTGGCGCGCTTGGCTCGTTCGGCGATCCACCGGGTGAAGAAGGTCTTGCCGGACCCGTACTCGCCGCGGACTGCCTTGAAGACCGAGCCGCTGGTGGCGACCGTGTCGAGGTCCTCCCCCACCGCACCGGTGAACCGGTCGAGTCCGACGGCGAAGAGGTCCAGGCCCGCCGACGGGACGGCGCCCCGGCGCAGCGCGTCGATGACCTCCCGCCGCCGGGCCGGGCTGACGGCGGTCACGGACCACCTCCGGGCAGGCCGAACTGCGTGCGCAGCAGGGCGATGTCCAGTTTGACGGTCCGCCCGTCGTCGATCTGGGTCAGCACCGGGTAGTTGTCGACGTTGAAGATCCGCTGCAGGGTGGTCACGAATCCACCTTCCCGCCCGGGCAGCTCACCGGCCCGCTGGCCGAGCACAGCCAGCGGCAGCACACCCTTCGCCTCGACCAGCGCGCGCAGCGCGGCCTCGATCTTCTTCCGGTCCACTCGGCGCGGGGTGAGGCCGTGCTGGGCCGAGAACAGCTCGGTGTCCAGCACCGCGCTCACCAGGTCGCCGTCGCCAGCCGGCGGTTCCGCGGCGGGAGCGCTCGCCAGCTCCGGTACGTCGAACAGCGCG
Protein-coding sequences here:
- a CDS encoding DEAD/DEAH box helicase → MGADLLHPVVLHHVVNSLQWPALRPLQEAAVQPLLTGEDALLLAPTAGGKTEAAVFPLLSRMAQENWSGTSVLYVCPLKALLNNLLPRLEAYTGWLGRRAALWHGDVTMGRRRKILQERPDVLLTTPESLESMLVSTAVDHQEFFRHLQAIVVDEVHAFAGDDRGWHLLAVLERLTRVAGRPVQRIGLSATVGNPDDLLHWLQGSGRGQRPARVVAPEAPAAGAMSVPATPPPGQVELDYVGSVHNAAKVIAALHRGEKRLVFCDSRALVEDLGQRLRALGVTTFLSHASLAMDERRRAEEAFAQERDCVIVATSTLELGIDVGDLDRVIQINAPRSVAGFLQRIGRTGRRTGTSRNCLFLALDGDGLLHAAGLLHLWAQGWVEEVVPPPEPRHIVAQQILALTLQQHRVGDQTWSQEWNGLSPFDRSGEVIARHLVEHGYLDTDSGMLFIGPEAELRFGRRHFMDMLAVFTAPPQFTVLSGRTEIGRTDPALLTAKVHGPRLLLLAGRSWRVTYIDWKRKRCFVEPAEGGGKALWMTGASPQGLSYRMVRAMRDVLLGADPPVALTGRAVKRLAELRHDATAVVNPAGTVVVRDGDGEVRWWTWAGFRANATLIATVSELADPTQRYDDASIRLRPDVDRAMLHASLAGVSDRLCLPDVTEKALAGLKFSSALPQRLAMATLATRLADLPAAREVLTQPARLAYLPFS
- the brxD gene encoding BREX system ATP-binding protein BrxD — encoded protein: MTAVSPARRREVIDALRRGAVPSAGLDLFAVGLDRFTGAVGEDLDTVATSGSVFKAVRGEYGSGKTFFTRWIAERAKRANFATAEVQISENETPLHKLETVYRRLTERLTTSTFPPSAMRPVVDGWFYALEEDVLAAGEVAADDPDALDRAVGVLLDQRLATVSRTAPAFAAALRGYRTASLAGDPATAEAVLAWLGGQPHVAASARRVAGVRGDLDHFAALSFLQGLLAVLRDSGHPGLLLVLDEVETLQRVRSDARDKALNALRQLIDEVHSGRFPGLYLVITGTPAFFDGPQGVQRLAPLAQRLAVDFTTDPRFDNPRAVQIRLAGFTVDSLVELGGRVRDLYADGSAAPERVRDLVGDAYLGQLADAVAGGLGGKVGVAPRLFLKKLVGDVLDRVDQFADFDPRQHYALTLSTAEMTDVERNATSADAISLDLT
- a CDS encoding type VII secretion target, which translates into the protein MTFAVHPPALRTYAGQLREATTAADAAKRYVQKHGSFSVHESGLLGQVSPLHRNLLADLDKLLGHLRNLTETSATALNQVADRYEHTDTRAARDLDATYPAVPRPSPSRD